The genomic segment TCAGCGCCGCGAACAACGCGGGCAGGATCACCAGCGCCTGTTCGATCGACTTGTGGTAGATCACGCCGACCCGGCCGAGGTTGGCCAGGTTGGCGGCCAACACGGGGAACGACGGCCGGATCCCGGTGAACGCGGTGTCGGCCTCCGAGGCCGCACCGGGCACGGTCGCCAGTGTCTGGCGCAACTGCGGATCCGCTTGCGCGACATGGGTGGTGACGCGGGCGAACCCGTCGGCCAGCTCACGAATGTTGTCGCCGCTGCGAATCTGCGCGTCTAGGAACGGCCCGGCCTGGTCGATCAGCTGGTCGGTCTGCGGCCAATTCGCGTTGGCCTCGTCGACCAGCTGGCGAGACGACTGGATCAGCCGGGCCAGTTCCGGGCCCGAGCCGTTGAAGGCCTTGAACGTCTCCTTGAGCAGCTGCTGGAGTTTGGTGTTGCCGATGCTGCTGACCAAATTGTCGGCGTCGCGCAGCAAGTCGGCGATGTCCTGGCCGACGGCGGTGCGGTCCGGACCGATGCGCGAGCCGTTCTTCAGCGCGTCCTTCGACGGCTCGCCAGGCGGCACCAGGTCGATGTACTGCTCGCCCACCGCCGACACACTCTTGACCGTCGCGGTCACATTCGACGGAATCTTCACGTCGCTGTTGAGCCGCATATTGGCGTCGACGCCGTCGCCGGTCAGTTGGACGGATTCGACCCGGCCGACGGTCACTCCGCGATAGGTCACGTTGGCGTTCTGATAAAGCCCTCCGCCAGTGACGAAGTCGGCGGTGATGCGATACGAGCCGAGCCCGAGCTTGGCGGGCAGGTGCAGATAGAACAGCGTGATCGCGGTAACGGTGAGCACCGTGACGACCGCGAAGATACTCAGTTGAATCTTGGTAAGGCGATCCAGCATTACTTCGGCGCCTCCTGTCCGGACGCCGTCCCGGGCGGGATCTTGAACGGGTCGGCTGCCTGCCCGGAAAGGTTGGCGGTCTCGCCCAGCAGCCAGTCCGGGGCGTTGACCACCTCGTCCAGGTGTCGCATGTTGGGGTCGAGCCCCAGCGACGTGGTGAAGATTGACTCGCCGAGGCGGCGCAACGTCAGGTCGAAGGTGACGAACACGTTGAGATAGTCACCGCGGACGGCGCGCCGCAGATACTTCGTGGTGAACGGGAACGTGGGCAACAGGTCCAGGGATGAGACCACATCGCCTCGATTGTCGTTGAGCGCCTTGATGACCGGGTAGAGGTCCTTGAGGTCTGCGGCGAAGTCCTGTTTAGTCTCCGACAACATCTTGGCCGCAACGGTGCCGAACCTCTGCAGGGCAGTGAAGGCGTCGACGATATTGGCTCGGTTGTTGTTGAGCACCTTCAGTGCCTGCGGCAGGCTGTCCAGCGTCCGGCCCAGGCTGTCCTTGTTCTGGGCCAGGATCGAGGCGAACCGGTCGAGGCCGTCGGCGGCGGCGAGGATGTCATTGGTCTGTGCGTTGAGCGCCGAGGTCAGCTCGGCCAGGCGCGGAATGAGGTCGACGAACGTGTCCGTGCGCCCGGCCACCGCCGCGTACGCGGCGTCGGTGATGTCCTGGATCGCGCCGAGGTTGCCCTTGTTCACCACCACGCCGAGCGAGGACAGCACTTCCTCGGTGGTCGGGTAACGGCCGGTCTGCGCGATCCGGATGACTGAGCCCTCCGCGAGTCGGCTCTGCGCAGGATGGTCTGCGGGCGCCGCCAATTCGATGTGCTGCGAGCCGAGCAACGAGGTCTGCGCGACCTTGGCGGTCGAGTTCGCGGGCAGGTTCACCGAGCTGTCCAGGGACAGTTTGACCGCGGCGTAGAACGAGCCATCGGGACGCTGCACGGCTTGCAGACCCGAGACGCTGCCGACCGTCACATCGTCGACCATCACCGGCGAGTTCTGCGGAAGTGTTGCGACATCGGGCAGTTCGACTGACACCGTGTAGGAGCCGCGGCCGTGTCCCGCGGTGCCGGGCATGTCCATCGAGTTCAGGCCGCCGAATTGACAGCCGGCCAGCACCACCGCGCCGGAACTCAGTGCGGTGAGCCGGAATACGCGCCGCCGCCAACTCGCCGCGGTCATCCTCCACCTCCAGCCGGCGGCGATGACGGTGCTTCGGCGGGCAGCGGAGCAGCGGGTACGCCCTGGCCCGCCGCGGCCGACGGGTCGGCGGCCGGCGGCGTCGGCGGCACCATGAACGCGCTCAGGTCACCGCTCTGCGGCGCCTGCGGCGGCGTCACACCGGGAGCGGGCTGCCAGTGCAGATCCGGAATCGGCGTCTGCGCCTTGGCCTGCGTCTGCGGTGTGTCGTAGATGATCTGGCCCTTGTACGCCGTGATGCTGTTGATCGGGTGGAACAACAGCGGCGGGAAGTTCATCGTCAGGCGGCGCAGCACCGGCGCCATCCGCTCCCGGCAGATCTCGGCGCGCTTGTAATTGTCCACCGTCGCACCGGCATCGAAAGAACCACCGCAGATGAATTGCACCGGGTTCTGGAAGTTCGGCAGTGACAACAAGCCGGCCAGGGTGCCTTGGGCCGGGTTGTAGATGTTGTAGAAGTTGGCCAGCCCGTTGGGCGTGACGTGCAGTAGCTGCTCGAGGTCGTCGTGCTGATCGGACAGGATCTTCGTGAAGTCGGTGAGCTTGTTGACCTGGCTGATCACCGTGTCGTTGTTGTCGTGCAGGAAGCCCCGCACATCCGACAGCGCCTGGTTCAGGGTGCCGAGAGTGCCATCGAGGTTGTTCGAGCTGTCGGCCAGCACCTGGGTCACCGAGGCCAGATGACCGGAGAATTGGACGATCTGCTCGTTGCTGTTGGACAGGGCGTTGACGAGCACCTGCAGATTGCGCACGGTTCCGAACAGATCGGTTCGCGAATCGCCAAGGCGGCCGGCGGTTTGCGACAGCTCGCGCATCGCCTGCCGGAACGAGTCGCCGTTGCCGTCGAAGGTGTCGGCGGCCTGATTGACGAATTCCGACAGCGGACCCTGGGTTCCGGTTTGCGGGCCCAGCGTGCGGCTCAGTTTGGTCAGCTCTTCTTTGACCTCATCCCACTCCACCGGAACGCCGGTGCGGTCGGGCCCGATGGTCGCGCCGTCGGTCATCGCCTGCCCACCGGTGTAGGCCGGGGTGAGCTGAATGAAGCGGGCGGACACCAGGTTCGGTGCGACGATGATGGCGTGGGCGTCGGCAGGCACCCTGATCCCGTTGTTCAGCGACATGGTGATCTTCACCGCTTGCGGCTGCGGCTCGATCGCGGCGATGGTGCCGACGGGGACGCCGACGATGCGGACGTCGTCACCCGGGTAGAGGCCGACGGCCGAGCTGAAGTAGCCGACGACGGTGGTGGACTTCGCGCCGGGCCATACCAGGTAGATGCCGCCGATCAGCGCGGCCACCAGCAGCGCGACCGCGCCGAAGCGCCAGACCTTCCTCGACCCGGTCATGGCGACTTCGGCCTGAAGATGAGGCGCTCCGAGATCAGACCGCGCAGATAATCGGACAGGCTGTCCGGCAGCTTGCCGGGCTGGAAGTAGGTGTCGAACAGCACTTCAGCGATGGGTGCCGGCGGCAGGCCGTAGAGGTTGATGTGGAAGCCGGGGCCGGACGCCACGACCTCACCGAGGGCGGTGGCATACGGCGGCAGCCGTTTGAGGGCCAAGCTGATCTGGTCGCGGCGCGACAGCAGGTTGTCCAGCACCAGGTTCAGCTTCTGCAGGGCAGGCCCGAACTCGCGCCGGTTGTCAGCAACGAAGCCCGAAATCTGTTCGGCCACACCCTGAATACCGGCGATCAGATTGCTCAGCGCGGCGCGGCGCTCGTCGAGGGCGGCGAACAGCTGATTGCCGTCGACGACGAGTTGGTTGACCTGATTGGCGCGGTCGGCCAATGTCTGGCTGACCGCGCGGGCATGGGACAGCAGTTCGGCCAATGCCTGGTCGTTGGCATTGATGCTGCGCGACAGTGCCGCGACACCGTCGAGCGCGCCGCGCAACTGAGGAGTGGCATCGCGCAGCGAGTCGGTGAGCACAGTCAATGCCTTGGTGAATTGGTCGTTGTCCAACTCGGCGGTGTTGCGGCCCAGGTCCTGCAGCGCGGTGTTGAGCGTGTACGGTGCGGTGGTCCGCCCCAGCGGGATGGTCGTGGATTCGCCTGCGCCCTTGGGGGTTACGTCCAACGACTTCTGCCCCAGCACCGTGTCGGTCTTGATCGCCACCAGCGATTGGTCGCCAACGCGGACCTTGCGGTCGACGGTGAACGTCACCTTGGCCTTGTCCCCCGCCAGCGACACCGAGGTCACCTTGCCGACGTTGATGCCGGATACGTTGACGTCATTACCCGGCGTGATCCCGCCGGCGTCGCTGAAGTAAGCCTCATAGGGCTTACCCTGCGGCCAGAACGGCAACTTGCTGTAGCCGAACGACACCAGCACGACGCACAGCACCAGGACGATGCCGAAGATGCCGGTGCGGACCGGATCACGCTCAGTACGCGGGCTAGCCATTTTCTGAGCACCTGCCCTTCGACGGGTCGGGCGGACCGCCGAACGGTATCAGGATGTCGCTACCGGCCGGGCCGTTGATCTTGATGCGCACCGAGCAGTAGAAGATGTTGAAGAATGCGCCGTAGGCGCCAAGTGCGTTGAGCCGCAGGTAGTTTTCGGCCAGCGGATCGAGCACCGTGTTGACCTCGGCCTTGCGGTTGTCGATCTCGGTGGCCAACGGCCGAACGTTCTCGATGACGCCCTGCAGCGGTCGTCGGGAGTTTTGCAGCATCTCGGTGAGATCGTTCTCAGCCGACGCCAGCGGCGGGATGGCGCCGGCGATCGGGTCTTTGTTCTGGGCCAGCCCGGTGATCAGCTTCTGCAGTTCGTCGACGCTGGCGTTGAACTGCGCGCTCTTGGAGTCGACGGTGGCCAGCACCGTGTTGAGGTGGTTGATTACGTCCGAGACCACCTGGTAGCGGGCCGACAGGTTCTGGGTGAACGCGGCGGTATTGGCCAGCAGGTCAGACAGTGCCCCACCCTGGCCCTGCAGCAGTTGGATGATCGCGTTGCTGATCTCGTTGATCTTGTTGCCATCCAAGCCCTTCAGGACCGGCCGCAGTCCACCGAGCAGCGCGTCGAGATCGAGCGCCGGCTGGGTATTGGCCTGCGGAATCGTCGCACCCGGCCCAATCTTGCGCAGATCGCCGGGCCCCGAAGCGATTTCGAGGAAGCGGTCACCGACGAGGTTCTGGTATCGGATCAGCGCCCGCGTCGAGGTGTACAGCTGGTAGCGCTTGTCGACGTTGAACGAGACGTCGACGGTGTTGTCGGGGTTCAGCGCGACACCGGTGACCGAACCGACCGGCACGCCCGCAATGCGTACGTCATTGCCCGACTTCAATCGCGACGCGTTCGCGAAGGTGGCGTGGTAGTCCCGGGTCGAGCTGAACCGGAACTGGCCGAAGACCACGACCAGTCCGGCGGCCACGAGGATCATCACCACCGCGAAGATGCTGACCTTGACGACGTTCGACCGATGCGTGTCCATCAGAAGTCATCCCGTTCGGCGAACGCCCCGTTGAACAGGAACTGCAGTGTGGACGGCGCGTCGACCTGCAACTCGGTGAACGGCTCGTACGGGATGTAGGCGTTGTCGGTGACCAGGAACGGTGAGTGGTACCAGGAGCCGCCGAGCTGCTTGCTCGGCATGTGCGGCAGGCCACGGCAGTTCGGTCCGCCGGTGGCATTCACCATCGGCAGGCTCTCCGGATACGTGTAATTCGGCGCGCCCAGAATGAAGTTCGACGACGTGAACAGGCCGGGTTTGGTGCCACCGAGGACTGGGGCGAAGTCGTGGATTGCCTTGGTGACGGCCTGCAGCAAGCAGCCCAGCTCCGGCGAGTAGTCGCCGAGCACCTTCAGCGGGGCCCGCAGCCGCTGAATCGCCGCGATGTAGTCGTCCTGCGCCGGGGCGAACGTGTCATATCCGTTGTTGGCCAAGCCGATCGTCGACAAGAGTGTGGCGTTCAGGTTGTCCTGCTCGTCGACAATCGTCTTGCTGATCGTCGGGGTGTTGTTGAAGACGGTCACCAGATCCGGGGCTGCGCTGGCATAGATGTCGCCCAGGGTAGCGGTCTGGCGCAGCCGCGACTGCAGCGCCGGCATCTTCGGGTTGAGTTGGGCGGCAAGCTGATTGGTACCGGTCAGCAGGTCACCCAGGTCCTCACCGTGACCGCGCAGGCCCTCCCCCAGAGCACTCAAGGTGGCGTTGAGATCCACCGGGTCGATCTTGTGCAGCACGTCGGTAAGAGTCTGGAACAACGTGTTCACCTCGAGCTGCACCGACGAGGCTTGCACGGTGGCACCCGGCCGCATCGACGAACCCATCGGCTGCGCCGGCGTGATGAATTCGACGGACTTCGAGCCGAAGATCGTGTTGCCTGCGATGCGCACACCGGCGTTGGCCGGGACGTAGCGCAACTGGTTGCTGTCGATCGCTAGCGTGAGTTTCGCCTGATCGCCCACGTAGGCAATGTCTTTGACCTTGCCGATCTGGATTCCCCGGTACTTGACCTTGGCGTCGGACTCCATCACCAGGCCCGCTCGCGGCGAGGTGACGGTCACCTTGTCGGTGGAGGTGAACGCCGCGGTGTAGGCCAGGTAGGTGAACATGACGAACACCAGCAGCAGCACCGCCAGCACGGCGGCGGCGATGCGCACGTAGGTGGTTCTCGACCAATCAGCCATCGCGCTACCCGGAGAGGTTGAAGTTGCCGGACGCGCCGTAGACAGCGAGCGAGATGAACAGGGTGATCACGACGACGACGATCAGCGAGGTGCGAACCGCTTGCCCCACTGCGATTCCCACGCCCACCGGACCGCCGGATGCGGTGTAGCCGTAATAGGTGTGCACCAACATCACGGCCACCGACATGGCGATCGCCTGAAGGAACGACCACAGTAGGTCGGTGGGGATCAGGAACGTGTTGAAGTAGTGGTCGTACAGGCCGGCGGACTGGCCGTTGATGTAGACGGTGGTGAAGCGCGCCGCGAAGAACGCGGCCAGCACCGACAGTGAGTACAGCGGAATGATCGCGATCAACCCGGCGATCAACCGCGTGGACACCAGATACGACATCGAGTGCACGGCCATCGATTCGACGGCATCGATCTCCTCGGCGACGCGCATGGCGCCCAATTGCGCGGTGGTGCCCGCGCCGATGGTGGCGGCCAGTGCGATGCCCGCGATCACCGGTGCGACGATGCGCACGTTGAGGAACGCCGACAGGAATCCGGTGAGCGCCTCGATCCCGATGTCACCCAGCGACGAGTACCCCTGGACCGCGATGACGCCACCGGAGGCCAGGGTGAGGAACGCGGCCACTCCGACCGTCCCACCGATCATCACCAATGCAC from the Mycolicibacterium crocinum genome contains:
- a CDS encoding virulence factor Mce family protein; translated protein: MLDRLTKIQLSIFAVVTVLTVTAITLFYLHLPAKLGLGSYRITADFVTGGGLYQNANVTYRGVTVGRVESVQLTGDGVDANMRLNSDVKIPSNVTATVKSVSAVGEQYIDLVPPGEPSKDALKNGSRIGPDRTAVGQDIADLLRDADNLVSSIGNTKLQQLLKETFKAFNGSGPELARLIQSSRQLVDEANANWPQTDQLIDQAGPFLDAQIRSGDNIRELADGFARVTTHVAQADPQLRQTLATVPGAASEADTAFTGIRPSFPVLAANLANLGRVGVIYHKSIEQALVILPALFAALITVAGGEPLDEGGKLDFKVDLGDPPPCVTGFIPAPFIRSPSDTTVRDLPTDLYCKVPQNDPSAVRGARNYPCQEFPGKRAPTVQLCRDPKGYIPIGTNPWRGPPIPAGTPVTDGRNILPPNKYPYIPPENDPDPGPPVVGPLPPGVPEGPGPAPHQPWPVQPPPNDPGQLPVPLPYLPPAPYPPQNPMLPYPATIPPPPPPVGTGPADAGPQPQASARYGTYDQHNGTFVDPAGGTGVYAPADPNLRPAENWVDLMLDPRQV
- a CDS encoding MCE family protein; this encodes MTAASWRRRVFRLTALSSGAVVLAGCQFGGLNSMDMPGTAGHGRGSYTVSVELPDVATLPQNSPVMVDDVTVGSVSGLQAVQRPDGSFYAAVKLSLDSSVNLPANSTAKVAQTSLLGSQHIELAAPADHPAQSRLAEGSVIRIAQTGRYPTTEEVLSSLGVVVNKGNLGAIQDITDAAYAAVAGRTDTFVDLIPRLAELTSALNAQTNDILAAADGLDRFASILAQNKDSLGRTLDSLPQALKVLNNNRANIVDAFTALQRFGTVAAKMLSETKQDFAADLKDLYPVIKALNDNRGDVVSSLDLLPTFPFTTKYLRRAVRGDYLNVFVTFDLTLRRLGESIFTTSLGLDPNMRHLDEVVNAPDWLLGETANLSGQAADPFKIPPGTASGQEAPK
- a CDS encoding virulence factor Mce family protein, producing MTGSRKVWRFGAVALLVAALIGGIYLVWPGAKSTTVVGYFSSAVGLYPGDDVRIVGVPVGTIAAIEPQPQAVKITMSLNNGIRVPADAHAIIVAPNLVSARFIQLTPAYTGGQAMTDGATIGPDRTGVPVEWDEVKEELTKLSRTLGPQTGTQGPLSEFVNQAADTFDGNGDSFRQAMRELSQTAGRLGDSRTDLFGTVRNLQVLVNALSNSNEQIVQFSGHLASVTQVLADSSNNLDGTLGTLNQALSDVRGFLHDNNDTVISQVNKLTDFTKILSDQHDDLEQLLHVTPNGLANFYNIYNPAQGTLAGLLSLPNFQNPVQFICGGSFDAGATVDNYKRAEICRERMAPVLRRLTMNFPPLLFHPINSITAYKGQIIYDTPQTQAKAQTPIPDLHWQPAPGVTPPQAPQSGDLSAFMVPPTPPAADPSAAAGQGVPAAPLPAEAPSSPPAGGGG
- a CDS encoding MCE family protein, giving the protein MASPRTERDPVRTGIFGIVLVLCVVLVSFGYSKLPFWPQGKPYEAYFSDAGGITPGNDVNVSGINVGKVTSVSLAGDKAKVTFTVDRKVRVGDQSLVAIKTDTVLGQKSLDVTPKGAGESTTIPLGRTTAPYTLNTALQDLGRNTAELDNDQFTKALTVLTDSLRDATPQLRGALDGVAALSRSINANDQALAELLSHARAVSQTLADRANQVNQLVVDGNQLFAALDERRAALSNLIAGIQGVAEQISGFVADNRREFGPALQKLNLVLDNLLSRRDQISLALKRLPPYATALGEVVASGPGFHINLYGLPPAPIAEVLFDTYFQPGKLPDSLSDYLRGLISERLIFRPKSP
- a CDS encoding MCE family protein — translated: MDTHRSNVVKVSIFAVVMILVAAGLVVVFGQFRFSSTRDYHATFANASRLKSGNDVRIAGVPVGSVTGVALNPDNTVDVSFNVDKRYQLYTSTRALIRYQNLVGDRFLEIASGPGDLRKIGPGATIPQANTQPALDLDALLGGLRPVLKGLDGNKINEISNAIIQLLQGQGGALSDLLANTAAFTQNLSARYQVVSDVINHLNTVLATVDSKSAQFNASVDELQKLITGLAQNKDPIAGAIPPLASAENDLTEMLQNSRRPLQGVIENVRPLATEIDNRKAEVNTVLDPLAENYLRLNALGAYGAFFNIFYCSVRIKINGPAGSDILIPFGGPPDPSKGRCSENG
- a CDS encoding MCE family protein, producing MADWSRTTYVRIAAAVLAVLLLVFVMFTYLAYTAAFTSTDKVTVTSPRAGLVMESDAKVKYRGIQIGKVKDIAYVGDQAKLTLAIDSNQLRYVPANAGVRIAGNTIFGSKSVEFITPAQPMGSSMRPGATVQASSVQLEVNTLFQTLTDVLHKIDPVDLNATLSALGEGLRGHGEDLGDLLTGTNQLAAQLNPKMPALQSRLRQTATLGDIYASAAPDLVTVFNNTPTISKTIVDEQDNLNATLLSTIGLANNGYDTFAPAQDDYIAAIQRLRAPLKVLGDYSPELGCLLQAVTKAIHDFAPVLGGTKPGLFTSSNFILGAPNYTYPESLPMVNATGGPNCRGLPHMPSKQLGGSWYHSPFLVTDNAYIPYEPFTELQVDAPSTLQFLFNGAFAERDDF
- a CDS encoding MlaE family ABC transporter permease; this translates as MSYDATLRVRRFFRGLPRAVDTFGEQALFYGQTMRYIPNALTRYRKETIRLIAEMTLGTGALVMIGGTVGVAAFLTLASGGVIAVQGYSSLGDIGIEALTGFLSAFLNVRIVAPVIAGIALAATIGAGTTAQLGAMRVAEEIDAVESMAVHSMSYLVSTRLIAGLIAIIPLYSLSVLAAFFAARFTTVYINGQSAGLYDHYFNTFLIPTDLLWSFLQAIAMSVAVMLVHTYYGYTASGGPVGVGIAVGQAVRTSLIVVVVITLFISLAVYGASGNFNLSG